CCAGCCGTGAATGTGGACTGTTTGGCTTCGTATATGGTTAACCAGTTTGCCGAGTTTGAGAAATCCATGACGCTTTTTGGGGATTCTATATAGTAGACTTGTGTCTGCGTTTTTTGTTTAGAGGCATCGAAGATTTGTGAGTGTAAAGGTGTTGGCTGTATTAGCTTCAGGAAGTGGCAGTAATTTGGAGGCGATCGCTAAAGCGATCGTAAATGGAGAACTGAAAGCTAAAATCGCAGTTGTCATCTATAACGAGCCTGATGCATTTGCCCGTCAACGCGCCGAAAAGTTTGGTATTCCTGCAATTTTAGTCAATCACCGAGACTATAAATCCCGTAAAGCTCTCGATCTTGCGATTATCAATATTCTCAAACAATACAATGTCGATCTTGTGATCATGGCAGGCTGGATGCGAATTGTCACCCAAGTTTTAATCGATGCTTTCCCAGAGCGAATTCTGAATATTCATCCCAGTTTATTACCAAGCTTCAAAGGTATTCATGCGATCGAGCAAGCCTTTAACTATGGGGTCAAGGTTACAGGCTGCACCGTACATTTACTCAGCCTCGAAGTCGATAGCGGTAAAATCCTCAAGCAAGCTGCCGTTCCTGTATTTCCTGACGATACTCTAGATGATCTCCAAAAGCGTATCCAAGTTCAAGAGCATATTATTTATCCAGAAGCGATCGCAGAATATAGCGATCGCTTCATTAAATAAAACCAAAAAAGGAGAAGCGGCGCGATGCACCGCCTCTCCTTTTT
The sequence above is a segment of the Pseudanabaena sp. BC1403 genome. Coding sequences within it:
- the purN gene encoding phosphoribosylglycinamide formyltransferase, producing the protein MSVKVLAVLASGSGSNLEAIAKAIVNGELKAKIAVVIYNEPDAFARQRAEKFGIPAILVNHRDYKSRKALDLAIINILKQYNVDLVIMAGWMRIVTQVLIDAFPERILNIHPSLLPSFKGIHAIEQAFNYGVKVTGCTVHLLSLEVDSGKILKQAAVPVFPDDTLDDLQKRIQVQEHIIYPEAIAEYSDRFIK